A genomic region of Capnocytophaga canimorsus contains the following coding sequences:
- a CDS encoding M64 family metallopeptidase: MKPFYCFVIVLLSQISWAQSPFFNFDKSLRFDFYLAADAHTSAVYFLQMKKEPHWGGSTTKLIHPQYGDFCLKLIDSQLNKEIFSKGFNSLMKEWKYVEQAQNEKKLFYHAIQVPFPKKTCLLQIQMRNFDGKFETLFERVVNPNDYFISDEQVSNHPIKTLLHNGSSSNKVDLVILAEGYTADQMEKFYADAQRMIDYMFTISPFDDLKDNFNVYAIGTASYESGTDIPGENIYKKTVFDASFYTFDMQRYLTANNFKQIADAASLVPYDQIYVLVNTEMYGGGAFYNHLNLTSVDHNLSEKVFVHEFGHGFVGLADEYYDSQTAFESMYNPNIEPWEENITTLVDFQNKWKDMIVPKTPIPTPRTPKYEKSVKVGAFEGGGYVSKGIYSPAADCRMKSNIPSGFCPVCERTIRKMVDFYTK, translated from the coding sequence ATGAAACCTTTTTATTGCTTTGTTATTGTATTATTATCACAAATTTCTTGGGCGCAATCCCCCTTTTTTAATTTTGATAAAAGCCTTAGATTTGATTTTTATCTTGCTGCTGATGCACATACATCGGCGGTGTATTTCTTGCAAATGAAAAAAGAACCTCATTGGGGAGGTTCCACCACAAAGTTGATACATCCGCAGTATGGAGATTTTTGCTTAAAATTGATTGATAGCCAATTGAATAAAGAAATTTTTTCAAAAGGATTTAATTCTTTGATGAAAGAATGGAAGTACGTAGAACAAGCTCAAAATGAGAAGAAACTATTCTATCACGCGATTCAAGTGCCTTTCCCAAAAAAAACGTGTTTGTTGCAGATCCAAATGCGAAACTTTGATGGGAAATTTGAAACTTTGTTCGAACGAGTTGTTAATCCGAATGACTACTTCATAAGCGATGAGCAAGTGTCCAATCATCCGATTAAGACATTATTGCATAATGGCTCCTCTTCAAATAAAGTAGATTTAGTTATTTTAGCCGAAGGATATACCGCCGACCAAATGGAAAAATTTTATGCCGATGCTCAACGTATGATTGACTATATGTTCACAATCTCTCCATTTGATGATTTGAAAGATAATTTCAATGTATATGCCATAGGTACAGCTTCGTATGAATCAGGAACAGATATTCCAGGAGAAAATATCTATAAAAAAACCGTTTTTGATGCTTCCTTCTATACCTTTGATATGCAGAGGTATTTAACAGCAAATAACTTTAAGCAAATAGCTGATGCTGCTTCTTTAGTTCCTTACGATCAAATATATGTGCTGGTTAATACCGAGATGTATGGAGGAGGAGCCTTTTATAATCACTTGAATTTGACTTCTGTAGATCATAATCTCTCTGAAAAGGTATTTGTACACGAATTCGGACACGGATTTGTCGGACTTGCCGATGAATATTACGACTCACAAACTGCTTTTGAATCTATGTACAATCCTAATATAGAGCCTTGGGAGGAAAACATTACCACTTTAGTTGATTTTCAAAACAAATGGAAGGATATGATAGTACCCAAAACGCCCATTCCTACGCCTCGTACTCCAAAATACGAGAAGTCGGTAAAAGTCGGTGCTTTTGAAGGAGGCGGATATGTATCTAAAGGAATTTATAGCCCAGCTGCTGATTGCCGAATGAAATCAAACATTCCTAGTGGGTTTTGCCCCGTTTGTGAACGTACCATTCGTAAGATGGTTGATTTTTATACAAAATAG
- the aroQ gene encoding type II 3-dehydroquinate dehydratase, whose protein sequence is MQKKIKKIAIINGPNLNLLGKREPQIYGSTSFEDYFKQLQQEFNEVELFYFQSNVEGEIINTIHKLGFDFDGIILNAGAYTHTSIAIGDAIKSIITPVIEVHISNTFSREDFRHVSYISPVAKGVILGFGLQGYRLALTSFLEK, encoded by the coding sequence ATGCAAAAAAAGATAAAAAAAATAGCCATCATCAATGGTCCGAACCTCAATCTGTTAGGCAAGCGAGAACCCCAAATTTATGGAAGCACCTCTTTTGAAGATTACTTCAAGCAACTACAACAAGAATTTAATGAAGTAGAACTTTTCTATTTTCAGAGTAATGTAGAGGGTGAAATCATCAATACTATTCATAAGTTGGGATTTGATTTTGATGGAATTATTTTGAATGCAGGGGCTTATACTCACACCTCTATTGCCATTGGTGATGCTATTAAGTCGATAATTACACCAGTGATTGAAGTACACATTTCAAATACTTTTTCTAGAGAGGATTTTAGGCACGTTTCATACATCTCTCCTGTGGCAAAAGGGGTTATTTTAGGCTTCGGGTTGCAGGGGTATCGTTTAGCTTTAACCAGTTTTTTAGAAAAATAG
- a CDS encoding PadR family transcriptional regulator — MKKQNSSLYKGSLTTIVMKLLQDNGRMYGYEITQKVKELSQGEISITEGALYPTLHKLEAQGLLTPEIEQVDNRVRKYYKITENGIKETEKQISEIQNFISSLQNIINPKHQPQLTPSTV, encoded by the coding sequence ATGAAGAAACAAAATTCATCGCTCTATAAAGGAAGTCTTACCACCATAGTAATGAAGCTATTGCAAGATAACGGACGAATGTATGGTTACGAAATCACGCAAAAAGTAAAGGAACTCTCACAAGGTGAAATTTCCATAACGGAAGGAGCTCTATACCCAACTTTGCACAAATTGGAAGCCCAAGGGCTGCTTACCCCCGAGATTGAACAAGTAGATAACCGTGTTCGTAAATATTATAAAATCACGGAAAATGGCATCAAAGAAACAGAAAAACAAATCTCTGAAATTCAGAATTTTATTTCAAGTTTACAAAACATCATTAACCCAAAGCATCAACCCCAACTAACTCCTAGTACAGTATGA
- a CDS encoding L,D-transpeptidase family protein, producing the protein MYQLLNKIIIALIPVFPFAQQTDFLTTQKKYERVRIALKEKQEVLRQKLDKHNLSVNNLNLIFVAYKDDDLLEIYGKSKKEHTYRKIISYPICSRSGKLGPKRKQGDGQVPEGFYHIDRFNPSSNFYLSLGLNYPNLSDKRKSKAHDLGGDIFIHGDCVTIGCLPMTDNYIKEIYLLATYARNNGQNKIPVYLFPFKMTDKNMQIYKGKYKYNEELISFWNNLKKGYDTFVKDLKALDVQITKNGDYSF; encoded by the coding sequence ATGTACCAATTATTAAATAAAATAATAATTGCTTTAATCCCTGTGTTTCCGTTTGCTCAACAGACAGATTTCCTTACCACTCAGAAAAAATATGAAAGAGTAAGGATTGCTTTAAAGGAAAAACAAGAAGTATTAAGGCAAAAACTTGATAAACATAATTTGTCTGTGAATAATCTTAATCTGATTTTTGTTGCTTACAAAGATGATGATTTACTTGAAATTTATGGAAAATCCAAAAAAGAACATACATACCGAAAAATAATTTCCTATCCGATATGTTCGCGTTCGGGAAAGCTTGGACCAAAAAGAAAACAGGGTGATGGGCAAGTTCCTGAGGGGTTTTATCACATCGACAGATTCAATCCATCGAGTAATTTTTATCTTTCTTTGGGGCTTAATTACCCAAATTTGTCTGACAAAAGAAAAAGTAAAGCCCATGATTTAGGCGGTGATATTTTTATTCACGGAGATTGTGTAACAATAGGTTGCTTACCCATGACTGATAACTATATCAAAGAAATCTATTTACTTGCTACTTATGCACGAAATAACGGACAAAACAAAATACCCGTTTACCTTTTTCCGTTTAAAATGACAGATAAAAATATGCAAATTTATAAAGGTAAATACAAGTATAATGAAGAACTTATTTCTTTTTGGAATAACCTAAAAAAAGGATATGATACATTTGTCAAAGATTTAAAAGCTCTTGATGTTCAAATAACAAAAAATGGAGATTATTCCTTTTAA
- a CDS encoding endonuclease MutS2: MGKLIKRIHTKTLQDLEFNTVLQHISELCQTELGKKYALRIEPFTQKEALLMALQQTNEYLSSFQNNNTIPPHAAEKIKNEINLLEIEGTTLEITGIQKIYRLSQTVNNHIVFFHKFKELYPTLYQNTESIHFTNEITEAIEKIIDKFGEIKNEASPTLANIRKEISQVKGKINESFNRALTIYNASDYLDDIRETVVENRRVLAVKAMYRRKVQGAVLGSSKTGSIVYIEPQETERASRELNNLLYDEKEEILRILKELTIFLGNFVVLLKDYQAYITSIDIIYGKAKYAEKINGLLPEITEERVIDFRQAYHPLLFLNNQEKGAITYPQTILLTNESRIIVISGPNAGGKSITLKTIGLLQLMLQSGMLIPVHHRSKTCLFERILTDIGDNQSIENHLSTYSYRLKNMNYFLKKCNENSLFLIDEFGTGSDPELGGALAETFLEEFYHRKAFGVITTHYANLKMLANELPYATNANMLFNDKTLEPIFKLIVGEAGSSFTFEVAQKNGIPFGLINRAKKKIEHGKVRFDATIAKLQKERSKMEKTSEALKDEEIKAREEAKRLEELNQKIKSKLINYQELYDYNQRMIALGNKINDLAEKYFENGKKRPLISEFLRIVETENSKRKKVDEAEKIRHKELKKKTEKELSKKIEEIRKQRKAEKKEKSLKVEKEKQQMQRALKVNDRVRIKDSRSVGSIDKIEKGKAVINYGLFTTTVDIDQLELVEKVKN, translated from the coding sequence ATGGGAAAACTCATAAAACGCATACATACCAAAACCTTACAAGACTTAGAATTTAACACCGTTTTACAGCATATCTCAGAATTATGCCAAACCGAACTGGGTAAAAAATATGCACTACGTATTGAACCCTTTACTCAAAAGGAAGCCTTACTAATGGCTTTGCAACAAACCAATGAATATTTGTCCTCTTTTCAAAACAATAATACGATTCCGCCCCACGCAGCCGAAAAAATCAAAAATGAAATAAATTTACTTGAAATAGAGGGCACTACACTCGAAATTACTGGAATTCAGAAGATATATCGACTCTCACAAACAGTTAACAATCATATTGTATTTTTTCATAAATTCAAGGAATTATATCCAACTCTTTACCAAAACACTGAAAGTATTCATTTTACCAACGAAATCACCGAAGCTATCGAAAAAATAATTGATAAATTCGGAGAAATCAAAAACGAAGCCTCTCCTACCCTTGCCAATATCCGAAAGGAAATCAGTCAAGTAAAAGGGAAAATCAACGAAAGTTTTAATCGAGCATTGACAATATACAATGCTTCTGATTATCTAGATGATATTCGTGAAACTGTTGTTGAAAACCGCAGAGTTTTGGCGGTAAAAGCAATGTACAGGCGAAAAGTACAAGGTGCAGTTTTGGGCAGTTCAAAAACTGGAAGTATCGTTTATATTGAACCTCAAGAAACCGAAAGAGCTTCAAGAGAATTAAATAATTTATTGTATGATGAAAAAGAGGAAATTCTTAGAATTTTAAAAGAGTTAACCATTTTCTTAGGTAATTTCGTTGTACTTCTAAAAGATTATCAAGCATATATTACCTCAATAGATATAATTTACGGAAAAGCAAAGTACGCTGAAAAAATCAATGGGTTGCTTCCTGAAATTACCGAGGAGCGTGTGATAGATTTCCGACAAGCCTATCATCCTTTGCTTTTTCTCAATAATCAGGAAAAAGGAGCTATAACTTATCCGCAAACTATATTATTAACTAACGAATCGCGGATTATTGTCATTTCTGGACCTAACGCTGGAGGAAAAAGTATCACCCTGAAAACCATAGGATTACTCCAACTGATGCTACAAAGCGGTATGCTTATTCCAGTACACCATCGAAGTAAAACCTGTCTTTTTGAAAGAATATTAACAGATATTGGCGACAATCAATCTATTGAAAATCACTTAAGTACATACAGCTATCGATTAAAAAATATGAATTATTTTTTAAAGAAATGCAATGAAAATTCGCTTTTCTTAATCGACGAATTTGGTACGGGAAGTGACCCAGAGCTTGGTGGCGCCTTGGCAGAAACCTTTTTGGAGGAATTCTATCATCGAAAAGCTTTTGGGGTAATCACAACACATTATGCCAATTTAAAGATGCTTGCCAACGAACTGCCTTATGCCACTAATGCCAATATGTTATTCAATGACAAAACTTTAGAACCTATCTTTAAACTCATCGTAGGCGAAGCAGGAAGTTCCTTCACTTTTGAAGTGGCTCAAAAAAACGGAATCCCTTTCGGATTGATTAACAGAGCCAAGAAAAAAATAGAACACGGAAAAGTACGTTTTGATGCTACCATAGCCAAACTGCAAAAAGAACGTAGTAAAATGGAAAAAACTTCCGAAGCGTTGAAAGACGAAGAGATAAAAGCCCGTGAAGAAGCCAAACGTTTGGAAGAGCTCAATCAAAAAATAAAATCAAAGTTAATAAATTATCAAGAACTTTATGATTACAACCAGCGTATGATTGCCTTAGGAAATAAAATTAACGATTTGGCAGAAAAATATTTTGAAAACGGAAAAAAACGTCCGCTAATTTCCGAATTTTTACGCATTGTAGAAACGGAAAACTCAAAACGAAAGAAAGTTGACGAAGCTGAAAAAATTAGGCATAAAGAACTAAAAAAGAAAACTGAAAAAGAATTAAGCAAAAAAATAGAAGAAATTCGTAAACAACGTAAAGCTGAGAAAAAAGAAAAATCCCTCAAAGTCGAAAAAGAAAAACAACAAATGCAACGAGCTTTGAAAGTTAACGACAGGGTTCGCATAAAAGACAGTCGTAGCGTAGGTTCCATTGATAAAATTGAAAAAGGAAAAGCCGTTATCAACTACGGATTATTCACCACCACTGTAGATATTGATCAACTCGAATTGGTTGAAAAGGTAAAAAATTAA
- a CDS encoding DEAD/DEAH box helicase, whose amino-acid sequence MNLFEQLGLSEPIIKAINDMGFETPSEVQQKTIPVLLSDNTDIVALAQTGTGKTAAFGFPLLEKIDADSKKTQGLILSPTRELCLQIASELKLYAKYMSKINVVAIYGGASIDEQAKNIKKGAQIIVATPGRMQDMIRRELVDISAIDFCVLDEADEMLNMGFYEDITEILSHTPQDKYTWLFSATMPQEVAKIARRFMNKPIEITVGSRNQASNNIRHEYYMVNGRHRYQALKRLADANPDIFSVVFCRTKKDTQAIAEKLIEDGYNAAALHGDLSQNQRDLVMKSFRAKQIQMLVATDVAARGIDVDDITHVIHYQLPDEAETYTHRSGRTGRAGKSGVSMVIIPKSEVRKIKTIEKIIQQPFEAKKLPDGMEICEIQLYHLANNIKNVEVNSAIDDYLPAIHDVLQGIDRETLIKKMVAVEFNRFYTYYKNAEDLNVSSSGENSQSTGNEVRYFINIGERDGYDWRSLKDFLKATLDLGKDDVFKVDVKNSFSFFNTEIEHQDLVQSIFSDFKMDGRFINVEISKKGESSKSEKSRKKRSEGKKNGTQSSKEKTKNRKQKASQTFENVFKKRKKRK is encoded by the coding sequence ATGAATTTATTTGAACAATTAGGGCTTTCCGAGCCCATCATCAAAGCCATCAATGATATGGGCTTTGAAACTCCCTCCGAAGTACAGCAAAAAACCATTCCCGTTTTACTTTCAGACAATACTGATATTGTAGCTTTGGCACAAACAGGTACTGGAAAAACAGCAGCTTTTGGGTTTCCTTTGTTGGAAAAAATTGATGCTGATAGCAAAAAAACACAAGGATTAATTCTCTCTCCGACTCGAGAGTTGTGTTTGCAAATTGCTTCCGAACTGAAGCTATATGCCAAATATATGTCCAAAATCAATGTGGTAGCCATTTATGGTGGTGCAAGTATTGATGAACAGGCAAAAAATATCAAAAAAGGCGCTCAAATTATTGTAGCCACTCCTGGGCGTATGCAAGATATGATTCGTCGTGAACTGGTAGATATTTCAGCTATTGATTTTTGCGTGTTGGACGAAGCCGACGAAATGCTCAATATGGGCTTTTATGAGGATATTACCGAAATATTGTCACACACCCCACAAGATAAATATACTTGGTTGTTTTCAGCAACGATGCCTCAAGAAGTAGCTAAAATTGCACGCCGTTTTATGAACAAGCCTATTGAAATTACAGTAGGCTCTCGAAATCAAGCCTCTAACAATATCCGACACGAATACTATATGGTCAATGGCAGACATCGGTATCAGGCTTTAAAACGTCTGGCTGACGCCAATCCAGATATATTCTCAGTAGTTTTTTGTCGCACCAAAAAAGACACCCAAGCAATCGCTGAAAAACTTATCGAAGACGGATACAACGCTGCTGCTCTACACGGCGATTTAAGTCAAAATCAGCGCGATTTGGTAATGAAATCGTTCCGTGCCAAACAAATACAAATGTTAGTAGCCACCGACGTTGCAGCACGAGGTATAGATGTTGACGATATTACTCACGTAATACACTACCAACTCCCTGACGAGGCAGAAACCTATACCCATCGCAGTGGAAGAACTGGAAGAGCCGGTAAATCAGGGGTTTCTATGGTAATTATTCCAAAAAGTGAAGTCCGTAAGATTAAAACCATCGAAAAAATCATACAACAACCTTTTGAAGCCAAAAAACTACCCGATGGTATGGAAATCTGTGAAATACAGCTCTATCACTTGGCAAACAACATCAAAAATGTAGAGGTAAATAGCGCTATTGATGATTATCTTCCTGCTATTCACGATGTACTACAAGGCATTGACCGTGAAACACTAATCAAAAAAATGGTTGCTGTTGAATTTAATCGTTTTTACACCTATTACAAAAACGCAGAAGATTTGAACGTTTCTTCCAGTGGTGAAAATTCGCAAAGTACAGGTAATGAAGTTCGTTACTTTATAAACATCGGGGAAAGAGATGGTTACGATTGGCGTTCACTAAAAGACTTCTTAAAAGCTACGCTTGATTTAGGGAAAGACGATGTTTTCAAAGTAGATGTTAAAAATAGTTTTTCATTTTTTAATACCGAAATTGAGCATCAAGATTTGGTACAAAGCATATTTTCTGATTTTAAAATGGACGGACGTTTCATCAACGTGGAAATTTCTAAAAAAGGAGAAAGTTCCAAATCGGAAAAGTCAAGAAAAAAACGTAGCGAAGGCAAAAAAAATGGTACTCAATCGTCAAAAGAAAAAACAAAAAACCGAAAACAAAAAGCTTCGCAAACCTTTGAAAATGTTTTTAAAAAACGAAAAAAACGAAAATAA
- a CDS encoding glycosyltransferase family 9 protein, giving the protein MKHILVIRLSAMGDVAISVPVLTAFRKQYPDVRITVLTRSLYASMFSHITNCKVFTPDLKARHKGLSGLFRLFKELRIERVDAVADLHNVLRSNVLKVFFKSAGIPFEQIDKGRKEKRALTRSKNKVFRQLRPSYLRYADVFSRLGLPIEFDKLYFCPTPTLSEKVQSLVDLSKKNIGIAPFAAHLGKQYPFLNMKTVIEQLANNQDHQLFLFGGGKHEKEILDSLPKRKNIKNMVGELSFAEELQLISQLNVMVAMDSGNAHLSAMFNVPTLTLWGVTHPYAGFYPYGQPAENMLLADREAFPLIPTSVYGNKLPKGYEKAIETITEKSIFEKVTQILYTNT; this is encoded by the coding sequence ATAAAACACATTTTAGTTATTCGGCTTTCCGCTATGGGCGATGTAGCCATAAGTGTTCCAGTACTGACGGCTTTTCGTAAGCAGTACCCCGATGTGCGTATAACCGTATTAACGCGTTCGCTCTACGCTTCTATGTTTTCGCATATTACTAATTGTAAAGTTTTTACTCCTGATTTAAAAGCACGTCATAAGGGGCTTTCCGGATTATTTCGCTTGTTCAAAGAATTGCGTATTGAAAGAGTTGATGCCGTGGCAGACTTACACAATGTATTACGTTCCAATGTATTGAAAGTATTCTTTAAATCAGCAGGAATTCCCTTTGAACAAATTGATAAAGGGCGAAAGGAAAAGCGTGCTTTAACACGAAGCAAAAACAAAGTTTTCCGTCAATTACGTCCTTCCTATCTAAGATATGCCGATGTTTTTAGTAGATTAGGACTTCCCATAGAATTCGACAAACTTTACTTCTGCCCCACTCCTACTCTTTCTGAAAAAGTACAATCATTGGTTGATTTGAGCAAGAAAAATATCGGCATAGCGCCTTTTGCAGCTCATTTGGGCAAACAATATCCTTTCTTAAATATGAAAACAGTTATTGAGCAACTGGCTAACAACCAAGACCATCAACTTTTTCTATTCGGAGGCGGAAAGCACGAAAAAGAAATTTTAGATTCCCTACCAAAACGTAAAAACATCAAAAATATGGTAGGCGAACTTTCCTTTGCAGAGGAATTACAACTCATATCACAATTAAACGTTATGGTAGCGATGGACAGTGGTAATGCTCATCTTTCGGCTATGTTTAACGTGCCGACCTTAACTCTTTGGGGCGTAACTCACCCTTATGCAGGTTTTTATCCATATGGGCAACCCGCTGAAAATATGCTACTTGCCGATAGAGAAGCTTTCCCTTTGATTCCTACTTCGGTTTACGGCAATAAACTTCCGAAGGGCTACGAAAAAGCCATAGAAACCATAACCGAAAAAAGTATTTTTGAAAAGGTAACGCAAATTTTATACACTAACACATAG
- a CDS encoding carboxypeptidase-like regulatory domain-containing protein yields the protein MKKILFLLVGLFCSFLYGQQPTEMQGNVFSMQSGQPMANVHILNLNKVSGVVTDEKGDFTIRAQVNDTLYLSFLGYKSLKVKVTNDMLKFPGTKIGMTELAYALEEVIISPHKLTGYLDIDAKYIPVDESVRYSVSGLELGYEGRPKATTIGRVFNAIFNPADFLYRTFGAKGREMRKLEKIRKDNELSDMLASRYDRETLIELLQIDRNELEEMIRSCNYSNDFIMTANDLQILEAISNCYEEYRVLNRNKKK from the coding sequence ATGAAAAAAATACTATTTCTACTAGTCGGGCTATTCTGTAGCTTTCTATACGGACAACAACCTACTGAAATGCAAGGAAATGTGTTCAGTATGCAAAGCGGACAACCTATGGCTAATGTACACATTTTGAATCTAAATAAAGTAAGTGGGGTGGTAACCGACGAAAAAGGTGACTTTACCATTCGAGCCCAAGTCAATGACACGTTGTATTTATCCTTTTTAGGATATAAGTCATTGAAAGTTAAGGTAACTAATGATATGTTAAAATTTCCAGGCACGAAAATAGGAATGACCGAATTGGCTTATGCCTTGGAAGAGGTTATCATTTCGCCACATAAGCTCACAGGATATTTAGATATTGATGCAAAATATATTCCCGTAGACGAAAGTGTGCGTTATAGTGTATCAGGATTGGAATTGGGTTATGAAGGACGCCCGAAAGCCACCACTATTGGTCGGGTTTTTAACGCGATTTTCAATCCTGCAGATTTTTTATATCGAACTTTTGGAGCAAAGGGAAGAGAAATGCGAAAGCTCGAAAAAATTCGTAAAGATAATGAACTGAGCGATATGCTTGCCTCAAGATACGATAGAGAAACGCTGATTGAGTTACTACAAATTGACCGAAACGAACTGGAAGAAATGATACGTTCGTGCAATTACTCCAATGATTTTATAATGACAGCCAACGATTTACAAATACTCGAAGCCATTAGCAATTGCTACGAAGAATATCGAGTACTTAACAGAAATAAAAAGAAATAA